A single genomic interval of Trinickia acidisoli harbors:
- a CDS encoding 2OG-Fe dioxygenase family protein, with product MGAPYFMHNRSFFRHTPDVDLAFLQASFDNVPYDQYFTNGQRFRTTSRVEITDRGFKLLPKRPLYQPPSVNKLEKYGGICRDYEDAPVSLIESEPFHQLIMEWISRTGLTVKSFSVHQIRTTGTGSPVPEGRHHDGTDWTGLYVLKRHGIEPESARTTYWDRDGEIVMSDILSEGELITFEDGKYTHDTTALEPTREGAYRDVFVLTLPEHGVNVPADMIGE from the coding sequence ATGGGAGCGCCGTACTTCATGCACAACCGGAGCTTTTTCCGCCACACGCCCGATGTCGACCTTGCTTTCTTGCAAGCGTCGTTCGACAACGTGCCGTACGACCAATATTTCACGAACGGTCAGCGTTTCAGAACGACCTCGCGCGTCGAGATCACCGATCGGGGATTCAAGCTGTTGCCGAAACGTCCGCTGTATCAGCCGCCTTCCGTCAATAAGCTCGAAAAGTACGGCGGAATTTGCCGCGATTACGAGGATGCCCCCGTTTCGCTGATCGAATCGGAGCCGTTTCATCAGCTGATCATGGAGTGGATTTCGCGCACGGGCCTGACAGTCAAAAGCTTCTCGGTCCACCAGATTCGCACGACCGGTACGGGTAGTCCCGTCCCGGAAGGCCGGCACCACGACGGCACCGACTGGACGGGACTCTATGTCCTCAAACGCCACGGCATCGAGCCTGAGAGCGCACGCACGACGTATTGGGACCGCGACGGCGAAATCGTCATGTCCGACATCCTCTCCGAAGGCGAACTCATCACGTTCGAGGACGGCAAATACACGCACGATACGACGGCGCTCGAGCCGACGCGCGAAGGGGCTTACCGCGACGTGTTCGTGTTGACGCTGCCCGAGCACGGCGTGAACGTGCCCGCCGACATGATCGGGGAGTGA
- a CDS encoding DMT family transporter yields the protein MNTILYAVTVAIWGSTWIGIHYQVASVPPGVSLFYRTVIAALVMLSICVIKRQSLRYSGKDHLLLALQGFCLFAGSYWLVYVGARTLESGFVALGVSTVIVFNLINSRLFLSKSVEKIVVLGALLGLAGVMLALIPSSAEPASGERIRAIVITLAGAYVASVGNIVSGKTHARGISVLPANALSLTYASLALAVLLLASRTGLTFDPSLPYVVSLLYLALFGTVIAFLCYLTLIGRMGPSRAAYAMLASPVIALIISSRMEGLTLSARVVAGAALVVLGNWIIMRKPKLVGQPNRPSTSGVTAGPGERG from the coding sequence ATGAATACCATTCTGTATGCCGTGACGGTAGCGATTTGGGGCAGCACTTGGATCGGCATTCATTACCAAGTCGCGTCTGTGCCGCCGGGTGTGTCGCTGTTTTATCGGACGGTGATTGCCGCGCTCGTCATGCTGAGTATTTGCGTCATCAAGCGCCAATCACTGCGGTACTCCGGTAAAGACCATCTGTTGTTGGCACTGCAAGGCTTTTGTTTATTCGCGGGCAGCTACTGGCTCGTCTATGTCGGAGCGCGGACGCTCGAAAGTGGATTCGTCGCACTCGGCGTTTCGACAGTAATCGTTTTCAACTTGATCAATTCGCGTCTGTTCTTATCGAAGTCGGTTGAAAAGATCGTGGTATTGGGGGCATTGCTCGGCTTGGCGGGTGTCATGTTGGCACTCATTCCGAGCTCGGCGGAGCCGGCGAGCGGCGAACGAATTCGCGCGATCGTCATTACGCTTGCGGGGGCCTATGTGGCATCGGTCGGCAACATCGTCTCGGGCAAAACGCACGCGCGCGGCATTTCGGTATTGCCGGCCAATGCGCTGTCGCTCACGTACGCCTCGTTGGCGCTCGCCGTGCTGTTGCTTGCGAGCCGCACGGGCCTGACGTTCGACCCCAGCCTGCCTTATGTCGTTTCGCTGCTTTATCTTGCGCTGTTCGGAACGGTGATCGCATTCCTGTGCTACCTCACGTTGATCGGCCGCATGGGGCCGTCGCGTGCCGCTTATGCGATGCTGGCCTCGCCGGTCATCGCGCTGATCATTTCGTCACGGATGGAAGGGCTCACGCTGAGCGCGCGCGTCGTGGCCGGCGCGGCCCTCGTCGTCCTCGGCAATTGGATCATCATGCGCAAGCCCAAGCTCGTGGGGCAGCCGAATCGTCCGAGCACGTCGGGCGTCACCGCCGGGCCCGGCGAGCGCGGATGA
- a CDS encoding cation:proton antiporter, producing the protein MLELQILVIVCATMLTGFCARAIGQPVVVGEMAAGILLGPVIFGGIAPALQHRIFAADSLGGLQAIAEFGLMLFMFIVGTDLSQPEKDRGHGRKQTGDSRLVIVTATVSVAVPLLIGATCTYVLSQVMDIPAGQQTRFALFLGTAMAVTAFPVLARMLTDHALLRTPIGRIAMKIAAMIDLYAWILFAICTTPTHALTSATSVAKLVLVPLACAAAIWIARPRISAWLAQFGDDGQAGEMHLLMLAVVAAIVGAAILSRAAGLHPVLGAFAVGCCFPSGTAVSEKIRRDLGSIASRVLMPCYFALAGLNMTRDAFIGVGFTLFCVLLAIAVASKVFGTAAGARLGGATWRTGMLLGVLMNTRGLVELILLKEGLNAGVITPKLYTLMFLVALVTTALTGGFNTFFVARQRFSPTSSYAP; encoded by the coding sequence ATGCTTGAGCTGCAAATACTCGTGATCGTCTGCGCGACGATGCTGACCGGCTTTTGTGCCAGAGCGATCGGTCAGCCTGTCGTGGTCGGCGAAATGGCTGCGGGGATTCTGCTCGGGCCGGTGATATTCGGCGGCATTGCGCCGGCGCTGCAACATCGAATTTTTGCGGCCGATTCGCTGGGTGGACTGCAAGCGATCGCCGAATTCGGGCTCATGCTGTTCATGTTCATCGTCGGCACCGATTTGTCTCAGCCGGAAAAGGACCGCGGCCACGGTCGCAAGCAAACGGGCGATAGCCGCCTCGTCATCGTGACGGCGACGGTGAGCGTCGCGGTTCCTCTGCTCATCGGCGCAACGTGCACCTACGTGTTGAGCCAAGTCATGGATATACCGGCAGGGCAACAGACTAGGTTCGCGCTGTTTCTCGGTACTGCCATGGCCGTCACCGCATTTCCCGTATTGGCGCGGATGCTGACCGATCATGCGTTGCTTCGCACGCCGATCGGGCGAATCGCGATGAAGATTGCCGCGATGATCGATCTGTACGCTTGGATTCTGTTTGCGATTTGCACGACGCCGACGCATGCGCTCACAAGCGCCACGTCGGTCGCAAAGCTGGTTTTGGTGCCGCTCGCGTGCGCCGCTGCCATTTGGATTGCGCGGCCGCGCATCTCGGCGTGGCTTGCGCAATTCGGCGACGACGGTCAGGCGGGCGAGATGCACTTGCTCATGCTCGCGGTGGTCGCTGCGATCGTCGGCGCCGCGATCTTGAGTCGCGCCGCGGGGCTGCATCCTGTGCTGGGGGCATTCGCGGTGGGCTGCTGTTTTCCGTCGGGGACGGCGGTGAGCGAAAAAATCAGGCGCGATCTCGGGTCCATTGCGAGTCGCGTTCTGATGCCATGCTACTTCGCGCTCGCGGGTTTGAATATGACGCGCGACGCGTTTATCGGCGTTGGCTTCACGCTCTTTTGTGTGCTGTTGGCCATCGCAGTGGCATCCAAGGTGTTCGGTACCGCTGCCGGTGCGCGCTTGGGCGGCGCGACGTGGCGCACAGGCATGCTGTTGGGCGTGCTGATGAATACGCGAGGGCTCGTCGAATTGATCTTGCTGAAAGAAGGCCTGAATGCCGGCGTCATCACACCGAAGCTTTATACGTTGATGTTTCTCGTCGCGTTGGTCACGACGGCACTCACGGGTGGTTTCAATACGTTTTTTGTTGCTCGACAACGTTTTTCACCAACCAGTTCGTACGCTCCATGA
- a CDS encoding cupin domain-containing protein translates to MPLFNRSDLRVHEVIDGGRASFIHGERFSLAFWKLDAGAVLPLHRHPHEMAPNVMSGAIELTVGDETFRLSAGDTFVIPPNVPHSAVALEPSEVIDIFAPTREDYRALAEGAESTYLGPTQTDPS, encoded by the coding sequence ATGCCGCTCTTCAACCGCAGCGATTTGCGCGTTCACGAAGTCATCGACGGCGGGCGGGCAAGCTTCATTCACGGCGAGCGGTTTTCATTGGCGTTCTGGAAGCTCGATGCGGGGGCCGTGCTGCCGCTGCATCGGCACCCTCACGAGATGGCGCCCAACGTCATGTCCGGCGCCATCGAGTTGACCGTGGGCGACGAAACGTTCCGGCTGAGTGCCGGCGATACGTTCGTGATTCCGCCGAACGTTCCCCATTCGGCGGTGGCGCTCGAGCCCTCCGAAGTGATCGACATCTTCGCGCCGACGCGCGAAGACTACCGCGCGCTTGCCGAAGGGGCTGAATCGACCTATCTCGGGCCGACGCAGACCGACCCATCCTAA
- a CDS encoding aminotransferase class IV, with amino-acid sequence MKWWLDGNLIPSDTLSIPINTYSLHYGLCVFEGIRAYGVHGGRSIFRLEEHVARFFASAEMLGSPIKRCRPVDVCDAVMAVAETAPSNDLYIRPLYYVGNGIMGLRATPLEQHVAVTAWQWQTDRSHARYTSGIKVAISRHVRRKDYAQAKVSGNYLASVAAVNSIPEGFDEAILLDEDGYLCEATAQNVFMIVRNEVHTPRVKSCLNGITRNAVIALARQNGLSVYERDITPAELLAADEAFLTSTASEVLPIAQVESHALESAAPGSCTSRIRQALLDLVQSN; translated from the coding sequence ATGAAATGGTGGCTCGACGGTAATTTGATTCCCAGCGACACGTTGTCGATCCCGATCAATACGTACTCGCTGCACTACGGCCTGTGTGTTTTCGAGGGCATTCGCGCCTATGGCGTCCACGGCGGCCGCTCGATCTTTCGTTTGGAGGAACACGTCGCCCGCTTTTTCGCATCGGCCGAGATGCTGGGCTCGCCGATCAAGCGCTGTCGCCCCGTCGACGTCTGCGATGCCGTGATGGCCGTGGCAGAGACGGCGCCGAGCAACGATCTTTATATCCGGCCGCTCTACTACGTCGGCAACGGCATCATGGGTTTGCGCGCCACGCCGCTCGAACAGCATGTGGCGGTGACCGCATGGCAATGGCAGACAGACCGCTCGCACGCACGATACACCTCGGGAATCAAAGTTGCGATTTCCCGGCACGTGCGGCGCAAGGACTACGCGCAAGCGAAGGTGTCGGGCAACTACTTGGCATCGGTCGCCGCAGTGAATTCGATTCCCGAAGGATTCGATGAAGCGATCTTGCTCGACGAGGACGGCTATCTGTGCGAAGCAACCGCGCAGAACGTTTTCATGATCGTTCGCAACGAAGTACATACGCCGCGCGTCAAGTCGTGCCTGAACGGCATCACGCGCAATGCAGTGATTGCATTGGCACGCCAAAACGGATTGAGCGTGTACGAGCGCGATATCACGCCCGCCGAGTTGCTGGCCGCCGACGAGGCGTTCCTGACGAGCACGGCATCCGAGGTGTTGCCGATCGCGCAGGTCGAATCGCACGCGCTCGAATCGGCCGCGCCGGGTTCTTGTACGTCGCGCATTCGGCAAGCGCTTCTCGATCTCGTTCAATCGAACTGA
- a CDS encoding AMP-binding protein, with translation METYYSMLSRHRDSTRPAFVDAGGQMLSFRTLFEHADTIGQWLTRLLGQSNCAVGVLQDKSLTAVVSIFGTLAGNKVFVPISPALPAARRESIVEATAMKVVIVDYALDDAIALELTRLGLVLLFCAVDEDGLRVHVTNRELLGGEPAAAVFDEPLSHILFTSGTTGTPKGVMIKAESQAAFTRTMAAAFGHGSSTRWLSVSPLYFDVVTLDLFVEVYSGATVYLYPPGLPAAELAYTLEKHAITDVLFISSVVKMLASEFSELGRRDLSRLRQLWYGGEPCPIEALRKIKQWVPHIGFAQCYGPTEVCNNSTLMRFDDVPFDRTGFMPLGKPIESVEAYVVDADGQLLVGSGIGELYLGGVQVMAGYLGDTVGTATKLIPNRFNSASPYRLFRTGDFVRRDDEGLLWFHGRQDDLVKVRGNRISLHEVQAAFVSEPEIADAVVRVVPDSIGGFLDALEAVLICHSAIDKRALVERLRERLPAYMVPDRIHIELRSDVPIKENGKLDRHRLLSRI, from the coding sequence ATGGAAACGTACTATTCGATGCTGTCGCGGCATCGCGACAGCACGCGGCCCGCTTTCGTCGACGCGGGCGGTCAAATGCTTTCGTTCCGCACCCTGTTCGAACATGCCGATACGATCGGGCAATGGCTGACGAGGCTGCTTGGGCAATCCAATTGCGCGGTCGGCGTGCTTCAAGACAAGAGCCTTACCGCTGTCGTTTCCATCTTCGGGACGCTGGCCGGCAATAAGGTTTTCGTGCCCATTTCGCCGGCGTTGCCGGCAGCGCGCCGCGAGTCGATCGTCGAGGCAACGGCGATGAAGGTCGTGATCGTCGACTATGCGTTGGACGACGCCATCGCCCTCGAATTGACGCGGCTCGGCCTCGTTTTGCTGTTTTGCGCGGTGGACGAAGACGGGTTGCGAGTGCATGTCACCAACCGTGAATTGCTCGGCGGCGAACCCGCCGCTGCCGTATTCGATGAGCCACTGAGTCACATCCTCTTCACGAGCGGTACGACCGGCACGCCGAAGGGCGTCATGATCAAGGCCGAGAGCCAAGCCGCTTTTACTCGGACCATGGCAGCCGCATTCGGCCACGGTTCGTCGACACGCTGGCTTTCCGTCTCGCCGCTTTATTTCGATGTCGTGACGCTCGATCTCTTTGTCGAAGTCTATAGCGGCGCGACGGTCTATCTTTATCCGCCGGGTCTGCCGGCCGCCGAACTCGCTTATACGCTCGAGAAGCATGCGATCACCGACGTGCTGTTCATTTCGTCGGTCGTGAAGATGTTGGCATCGGAATTCTCGGAACTCGGGCGGCGCGATCTGTCACGTCTCAGGCAGCTTTGGTACGGTGGCGAACCGTGCCCGATCGAAGCGCTGAGAAAGATCAAACAGTGGGTACCGCATATCGGGTTTGCACAGTGCTACGGCCCGACGGAAGTGTGCAACAACTCGACGCTGATGCGCTTCGATGACGTGCCGTTCGATCGCACCGGATTCATGCCGCTGGGCAAGCCCATCGAGTCGGTCGAGGCCTATGTGGTGGATGCCGACGGCCAACTGCTCGTGGGCTCGGGTATCGGTGAACTCTATCTGGGTGGCGTGCAAGTGATGGCCGGCTATCTGGGCGATACGGTGGGCACCGCGACGAAGCTGATCCCGAATCGATTCAACTCCGCGTCGCCCTATCGGCTCTTTCGCACCGGCGACTTCGTTCGGCGCGACGACGAAGGCTTGCTTTGGTTTCACGGCCGCCAGGACGATCTCGTCAAAGTGCGCGGCAATCGCATCTCGCTGCACGAAGTTCAGGCCGCATTCGTCTCCGAGCCCGAGATCGCCGATGCGGTCGTGCGCGTCGTACCCGATTCCATCGGCGGCTTTCTCGATGCGCTCGAGGCCGTACTGATCTGCCATAGCGCCATCGACAAACGTGCGCTCGTCGAGCGCTTGCGCGAGCGGTTGCCCGCCTACATGGTGCCCGATCGAATCCATATCGAGCTCAGAAGCGATGTGCCGATCAAAGAGAACGGGAAGCTTGATCGGCATCGACTGCTTTCGCGTATTTGA
- a CDS encoding chlorinating enzyme, whose product MTSKYSLTQEELSKFWANGFIGPFTLYEPDEMERLWADVRLNLFDRSRSPYPESRLNYDRHLDVKALSDVASNARIVDRVGSILGDDLLCWRSEWFPKYPGDEGTEWHQAKTFVEFEGNPRLRPTENKSGLWGLTVWTAFTEATRENGCMKLMAGTQNEWFFDETRSVEHDPTRINNKIADNEKQGFFGYDWDKLKVDPNWKPDESRAVHMEMRPGQFFIFSSQTLHGSEPNRSRTQSRFGWSTRYVATQVQVYPGYDRYTSLGETLSLDNYSTVLVSGADRFGHNKVRAPLA is encoded by the coding sequence ATGACGAGCAAATACAGCCTGACCCAGGAAGAATTGTCGAAGTTTTGGGCGAACGGTTTTATCGGCCCCTTCACGTTGTACGAACCGGATGAAATGGAGCGGTTGTGGGCCGACGTGCGATTGAACTTATTCGATCGTTCTCGCTCGCCTTATCCCGAGTCGCGCTTGAATTACGACCGGCACCTGGACGTCAAGGCACTCAGCGACGTGGCCAGTAACGCGCGTATCGTCGATCGCGTGGGCAGTATCCTGGGCGACGATCTACTGTGCTGGCGCTCCGAATGGTTTCCCAAGTATCCGGGCGATGAAGGCACGGAGTGGCACCAGGCCAAGACGTTCGTCGAATTCGAAGGCAATCCGCGCCTGCGCCCCACCGAAAACAAGAGCGGCTTGTGGGGGCTGACGGTTTGGACGGCGTTCACGGAAGCGACGCGCGAGAACGGCTGCATGAAGCTCATGGCCGGGACGCAGAACGAATGGTTCTTCGACGAAACGCGTTCGGTCGAACATGATCCGACGCGCATCAACAACAAGATCGCCGACAACGAAAAGCAAGGCTTTTTCGGCTACGACTGGGACAAGCTGAAGGTCGATCCGAATTGGAAGCCGGACGAATCGCGAGCGGTTCATATGGAAATGCGCCCAGGTCAATTCTTTATCTTCTCGTCGCAAACGCTGCACGGCTCCGAACCCAATCGCAGCCGCACGCAATCGCGCTTCGGTTGGTCGACGCGCTACGTCGCGACGCAAGTGCAGGTCTACCCCGGCTACGATCGCTACACGAGCCTCGGCGAAACGTTGTCGCTAGACAATTACTCGACGGTGCTCGTGTCGGGCGCCGACCGCTTCGGCCACAACAAGGTGCGCGCGCCGCTCGCGTGA
- a CDS encoding 3-oxoacyl-[acyl-carrier-protein] synthase III C-terminal domain-containing protein, producing the protein MKEPVFISAPAFVTGEFVELARFELDEASGASLADVGVIGARTVVDVPLMTLAASAARKVMQATKVPGSEVDAVVVCTSSFWRHRQLSSGEISRALLDLGMDRAQVVMASVMGCHNAVAGFRLARSLIRAEQFKHVLLITVDVADSPASRLADGPSLLGDGAAACLIATQPYGDAFQLMDLVLCDKHSIARLGDSAEDRQLKLVAWLAAINSVCSDLLKRNALYGDQIDRLICNNYNPRMSQWIATQAGVGQKKTYPFDGTRGHIWSSDILISLSEIAEQRDFEGLERLICVGSGPHNFGAALLERRIR; encoded by the coding sequence ATGAAAGAACCTGTATTCATCAGCGCCCCGGCGTTCGTGACCGGCGAATTCGTCGAGCTGGCGCGTTTCGAACTCGACGAAGCGAGCGGCGCGTCGTTGGCCGACGTGGGGGTGATCGGCGCCCGTACGGTTGTCGACGTTCCGTTGATGACATTGGCGGCAAGCGCGGCTCGGAAGGTGATGCAGGCGACGAAGGTTCCGGGCAGCGAAGTCGATGCCGTCGTCGTGTGTACGTCGAGTTTTTGGCGGCATCGGCAGCTTTCTTCCGGCGAGATCAGCCGCGCGTTGCTCGATCTGGGCATGGATCGCGCGCAAGTGGTCATGGCATCGGTGATGGGTTGCCATAACGCCGTCGCGGGTTTTCGGCTCGCGCGCAGCCTGATTCGCGCCGAGCAATTCAAGCACGTGCTGCTGATCACGGTCGACGTTGCCGATTCCCCTGCATCGAGGCTCGCCGATGGCCCTTCGCTGCTCGGGGACGGTGCCGCGGCGTGCTTGATTGCGACGCAGCCGTACGGCGACGCCTTTCAATTGATGGACCTCGTGCTGTGTGACAAGCATTCGATCGCGCGGCTCGGCGATAGCGCCGAAGATCGTCAACTCAAACTCGTGGCGTGGCTGGCGGCAATCAATAGCGTTTGTTCCGATCTTTTGAAGCGCAACGCATTGTATGGAGATCAAATCGATCGGCTTATATGCAACAATTACAACCCTCGAATGAGCCAGTGGATTGCAACGCAAGCCGGTGTCGGTCAGAAAAAAACTTATCCGTTCGACGGCACGCGCGGACATATCTGGTCTTCCGACATTTTGATCAGCTTGTCGGAGATCGCCGAGCAACGCGACTTCGAAGGCTTGGAGCGTCTCATCTGCGTGGGATCGGGGCCGCATAACTTCGGCGCCGCGCTGCTGGAACGGCGTATCCGCTGA
- a CDS encoding phosphopantetheine-binding protein, which translates to MSEINDYQTPEEAGLASIFCEVLNLDRIERNAGYLELGGNSVSLYLILEKVKERYAIDLDPQLFFKKETSSLRELATALARQTTVLF; encoded by the coding sequence ATGTCCGAGATCAACGACTACCAAACGCCAGAAGAAGCGGGGCTTGCTTCCATTTTTTGCGAGGTGCTGAACCTCGATCGGATCGAGCGCAACGCCGGCTATCTCGAACTCGGCGGCAACTCCGTCTCGCTCTATCTGATCTTGGAAAAGGTGAAGGAGCGCTATGCGATCGATCTCGATCCGCAGTTGTTCTTCAAAAAGGAAACGTCCTCGCTGCGCGAGTTGGCCACGGCCCTCGCACGGCAGACGACCGTGCTCTTCTGA